The Lycium barbarum isolate Lr01 chromosome 12, ASM1917538v2, whole genome shotgun sequence genome includes a region encoding these proteins:
- the LOC132624555 gene encoding uncharacterized protein LOC132624555 yields the protein MKCKPRKLARLRGLKITPQGMVKMLSCNVRGLNGLNKQKEVRLLCNEQEVGLVGLLETRIKTNKVNMIVDSMFNGWHHHSNHASHYNGRIWIIWRPDWFDIDIVQEMAQAVTCRVKFILMQLEFVATFVYAYNVKEDRKMLWDHLSHLSVNRKESWIILGDFNAVLHRDDRLGGNPVTLAEVTDFQNCIDNCGLEEMANSGKKYTWSDKQAARIFSKIDRVLVNGEWVDQMPPINAHVLPEGISDHCPIVVQSLQTSSIKVKSFKYCNVWSTHPDFGDIIQSCWSQPIGGCKMFQVVCKLKALKRQLRVLHKVNFCNLIQQVNHDRVALRRVQRQLQQTPLNDAIQREEKELNVKFRRSSFLAESLLLQRSKVTWIRQGDDNTKYFFSVIKKRKLIQTITQIQDEHGQRQHEQAQIAEVFVRYYQQLLGDSGGPRKPAEDRIFAHGPTVSAEQQ from the coding sequence ATGAAGTGCAAGCCACGCAAGCTGGCCAGACTGAGGGGACTAAAAATTACCCCTCAGGGCATGGTTAAGATGTTAAGCTGTAATGTAAGAGGCCTAAATGGCCTCAATAAGCAGAAGGAGGTTCGGCTCCTCTGCAATGAACAAGAAGTTGGGCTAGTTGGGTTGTTAGAAACACGAATAAAAACCAACAAGGTTAATATGATAGTTGATAGTATGTTCAATGGCTGGCATCACCATAGCAATCACGCATCCCACTATAATGGAAGGATATGGATCATATGGAGGCCGGACTGGTTTGATATTGATATAGTACAGGAGATGGCACAAGCTGTCACTTGTCGGGTAAAATTCATTCTTATGCAACTTGAGTTCGTGGCAACATTTGTGTACGCCTATAATGTAAAGGAAGATAGGAAGATGTTGTGGGATCATTTAAGTCATCTAAGTGTGAATCGTAAGGAGTCGTGGATAATATTGGGAGATTTTAATGCCGTGCTGCATCGAGATGATAGACTGGGAGGAAATCCAGTTACTCTAGCTGAGGTAACTGATTTCCAAAACTGTATTGATAACTGTGGTTTGGAGGAAATGGCCAATTCAGGGAAAAAGTATACATGGAGTGATAAACAGGCTGCTCggattttttcaaaaattgataGAGTGTTAGTCAATGGTGAGTGGGTGGATCAGATGCCTCCTATAAATGCGCATGTACTACCAGAGGGGATCAGCGATCACTGCCCTATAGTGGTTCAGAGTTTGCAAACCTCATCTATAAAGGTGAAATCTTTCAAATATTGCAACGTATGGAGCACCCACCCAGATTTCGGGGATATCATCCAATCGTGTTGGAGCCAGCCTATTGGGGGATGTAAGATGTTTCAGGTAGTGTGCAAACTGAAGGCACTAAAACGTCAGCTAAGAGTGTTGCACAAAGTGAATTTCTGCAACTTGATACAACAGGTAAATCATGATAGAGTGGCATTGAGGAGGGTCCAACGTCAACTGCAGCAGACCCCATTGAATGATGCTATACAAAGGGAGGAAAAGGAATTAAATGTTAAGTTCCGAAGATCAAGTTTCTTGGCTGAATCATTATTACTACAGAGGAGCAAAGTAACTTGGATAAGGCAAGGAGACGATAATACCAAATACTTCTTCTCTGTGATTAAGAAGAGGAAGCTGATTCAAACCATCACTCAAATTCAGGATGAACATGGGCAACGACAGCATGAACAAGCACAAATAGCAGAGGTGTTTGTGAGGTATTATCAACAACTCTTGGGTGACTCTGGGGGCCCAAGGAAACCAGCCGAAGATAGGATATTTGCACATGGGCCTACGGTATCAGCAGAACAGCAATGA
- the LOC132624556 gene encoding uncharacterized protein LOC132624556, producing MRMISWYSHDRYCLTSNGKYSVTRGYLALLGDRPKMADADLIWSKILLPKHRVVVWLAVQQRLLTRTRLNRLGIECEDDMCVLCDAQKQEDAVHLFVDCDWAKELWAEAQDWMGIKVQLGSVQQTLQQIKQKRWSKFKREIVAAGYGAVIYHIWRLRNGKIFKGQIVHRDFVMQQIKMIVRERISMFRDYKTARKCAWFLARICN from the coding sequence ATGCGAATGATCAGCTGGTACTCCCACGATAGGTATTGCCTCACCAGCAACGGTAAATATTCTGTGACAAGGGGATATCTTGCACTGCTTGGTGATAGGCCAAAAATGGCAGACGCTGACCTGATTTGGAGTAAAATATTGCTACCTAAACACAGAGTGGTGGTATGGCTGGCAGTGCAGCAGCGACTGCTAACACGAACAAGGCTGAACCGACTGGGCATTGAATGTGAGGACGATATGTGTGTGCTGTGCGATGCGCAGAAGCAGGAAGATGCGGTGCACCTATTTGTGGACTGCGATTGGGCCAAAGAGCTGTGGGCTGAAGCACAAGATTGGATGGGGATTAAGGTGCAACTAGGAAGTGTTCAACAAACCTTACAACAAATCAAGCAGAAGAGATGGAGCAAGTTTAAACGAGAAATAGTAGCAGCAGGATACGGGGCAGTGATATACCATATATGGCGATTAAGAAACGGGAAAATCTTCAAAGGGCAAATTGTACATAGAGATTTTGTTATGCAACAGATAAAGATGATAGTTAGGGAGAGAATTAGCATGTTTAGAGACTACAAAACAGCCAGGAAATGTGCATGGTTTTTGGCAAGAATATGTAACTAG
- the LOC132623744 gene encoding trans-resveratrol di-O-methyltransferase-like — MEANDVPTASEMFRAQAHIYKHAFSFANSMVLGCAIQLGIPDVINNHKQPMTLSELVSELKLPATKSNGIHRLMRLLIYSGFFATIKKLDENEEGYVLTASSKLLLKSEIPNLSPLVRAMVDPVMVNPWHSLGDWFLGNETNPFEAVHGAPMWELCDQNQRFNEVFNEGMASDSQMMRLVVKDCKQVFEEVDSLVDVGGGTGVIAKTILAAFPRLKCTVLDLPRVVANMPETENMKYVGGDMFQSIPSADAILFRHVMHNWSDEDCVKMLKRSREVIRDKEDGSKGKVLIIDIVLNRNEEEADITEVKLISDVLMMVLLNGRERTEKEWEKLFLDGGFMSYKITFVFGIWSLIEVFP; from the exons ATGGAGGCCAATGATGTTCCAACAGCCAGTGAAATGTTCCGAGCTCAAGCTCATATCTACAAGCATGCCTTCAGTTTTGCGAATTCCATGGTTCTTGGTTGTGCAATTCAATTAGGCATACCAGATGTAATTAATAATCATAAGCAACCAATGACTCTGTCTGAGTTGGTCTCGGAGCTGAAACTTCCTGCTACAAAATCAAATGGAATTCATCGATTGATGCGCCTATTGATATATTCTGGCTTCTTCGCTACTATTAAAAAGCttgatgaaaatgaagaagggtatGTTCTTACAGCTTCTTCTAAGCTGCTTTTGAAGAGTGAAATCCCAAATTTGTCACCTTTGGTTAGAGCAATGGTTGATCCTGTTATGGTGAATCCATGGCACTCTTTGGGGGATTGGTTTCTTGGAAATGAAACCAACCCATTTGAAGCAGTACATGGTGCACCCATGTGGGAATTATGTGACCAAAATCAAAGATTCAACGAAGTTTTCAATGAGGGAATGGCTAGTGATTCCCAAATGATGCGTTTGGTTGTAAAGGACTGCAAACAAGTTTTTGAAGAGGTAGATTCCTTGGTTGATGTTGGAGGTGGCACTGGTGTTATTGCTAAGACTATTTTGGCTGCGTTCCCTCGTTTAAAATGCACTGTGTTAGACCTCCCTCGCGTTGTTGCTAACATGCCAGAGACAGAAAATATGAAGTATGTGGGAGGTGACATGTTTCAGTCAATTCCCTCTGCTGATGCCATTTTGTTTAGG CATGTTATGCATAATTGGAGTGATGAGGATTGTGTGAAGATGCTAAAAAGAAGCAGAGAAGTTATCAGGGATAAAGAGGATGGAAGTAAAGGGAAGGTTCTTATCATTGACATAGTATTGAatagaaatgaagaagaagcagACATAACAGAAGTGAAGCTCATTTCTGATGTACTGATGATGGTGCTTCTCAATGGAAGGGAGAGAACTGAGAAAGAATGGGAAAAGTTATTCCTTGATGGTGGCTTCATGAGCTACAAAATTACTTTTGTCTTTGGCATATGGTCCCTCATTGAAGTTTTCCCTTAA